The nucleotide sequence TTGTATCCCTTGACTGTCACCTCGCTGCCAAGGCGATTCTCAACGTTCTCACCTTGGATGTTCGATACGCGGGTTATCACCGGTTCGAGTATGGCTTCGGGCAAAATCCCCGGTGGTATCACGTACTGTGGCTGGCAAGTCGTGTGGTGAAGGTCGGTGTTCGCCCAGATTCTGATATTTCGGGTTCCCGTGCCATCAGGATAAAACGTGTACAACTCATCGACCCATTCGTTGAAATAGATCTTGTAGTTGTTGTTGTTCAATGCGTACTGGTAAAGAACGGTGACTCGACTCGGTGTGTTCTCAATGATTTCGACGCGGGTATAGCGGTTCTTTTTGTCCTGCATCGGTTCATTGCAACTCTGTGAACCGTATCCCCAGGCCTCCACAAATTCGTAGCTGACACCCACATTGTTGAAATCCCAGAAGGGGATATAGGACGTATGCTCAGGGAACACCATATCCTTGCGGCCGGGAAAGCTAACCACGACGGCGTCTCCCTTGACTCCGCCATAGCTGTACGTTTCCCGTCGAGCGCTGAACGATCTGTCGTCGCCGTACACTTTTCTCGTGAAAAGTTGTTTGAACGTGCCGGCGACCATTCCCCTCGCGTCGATCAGTTGACATAGCAAAGCGTAGTCGCCAGCCGGCAGGTTCTTGATGTCATGGTCACCAAGGCAAACGATGTAGTCATTTCCGCTGCTGAACTCGGTCAACAATTCTGAGGCGATTACTTCCCCTGTCTCTTGGCGAATGAGTGACACAGTCAAGTCGTAAGTGTCTGCGTTGTGCATCACCGGAATACACCGGATGCGTCCCGATTGTTCCTGCGGAAGATAGACCGCCTCCAGGTCGAATTCGACGAACGGCGGCACTCGGCTCATGTAAGAAGTGTGATAGAACAGGCGTCCGGTGTTCGCATCCGAAATCTTTACCTCAAACGATTGGAAATCGAAGTCTCGAATCTTTATCTCTGTGGTGACTTGTCGACTCTCTTCAGCGGGAATTTTCAGCGTTTGGCGGTTCAGCGCTCTATCCCCGTTTTGGTCCTGTGTGGCAACCTCCACGGCGATGTTCAAAGCACTCTCGCTCGTGTTTTTAAGATGCAGTCGCAGCGGGTTGTTGCCCCAAAACATCGGCTTTTGCCAAACCCGTCCACTATAGTTGGCGTGGGCCTCGTTGAAGGCGATCGACCTCACGGCCAGAGGGTTTTCTCCGCACACTAAATCCGCAAAACGGATCGGAGATGAAAACCCCGCGTAGGTATTCATTCGGTCGGTACGGTCCTCGCAGTAGGGAATAGAACTGTATTCAGCAAACCTCGCGTAATCAAACGTGTTTCTTTCGCTCACAGCATTCTTTTGCTCGGCGGAAAGGAATTGTGTCTGCTGCCTCTGCTTGACCTGGATTTGGTTTCCAACGCGACTGCTTCTCCCTCGCCCCGCAAGAAGGCCAAACGTTCTTCCGTCAAAGTTCTTGCGGTTGCTGATATGGTTGACATCAATGAAGATTTCGGCCGTCCAGCGATCGTCGTATCGGGAAACGCTGCTATGCCATTTTCCGTTCCACTGTGGTTTGTAGTTGGACGAAAATGCGTATTGAACCGGCCGTTCAATCGTCTGGTCCATCGTGGCGCCCGAGGCACTCAACACCAGGTTCACCGCCTGCCAATGGTCGTGGTCCAGGTCCAACCATACCTCCACTCGGTCGTCGCCTTGGATATTTTGCTCGTCATCCTGGATGAATGCCTTGGTCCGTAGACCCGACATGTCGTCTTCGAAACATTCAAACGCGACGTACAGATACCGTTGGTCGAAAAGGACGTAGAAATTCGTCTGATTAGCGACCAATTCGCCGGGGCCGACACAAGTCTTCTGGAAGTCAGTGTAAACGTTCGACTCTTTCCAGCAGTCATCATCGAGTTTTCCATCCAATACCGGCGGTTGGTCGGCTCGCAGTGCAACAAGCTTCCGCAATGAAAAATTCTTCAGTCCCGCATCCATCCGGTCCAGGTATTTCATCTGCGCGGACAAGGGACTGCACGCGAGTACGAGGATCGAAAGGCTGATGGATCGTAAAGTCGTAGTCATTGAATCTACCTGCCCGTGGTGCTGGTGAATCGGATCGACAACGTTGTTTCAATGGGGATCTCTCGGTCCAGCCAGATGATCTTGCCTGCATCGCCACTTGTTGTAATCGTTGCAGACTTGAATTCCTCTGGGGCCAACGCTTTGTCATTTACGCTGATGGACTGAATCTCCATAAAACAATTTTCCAGGATCACTGCGGGGTGAAAGACCGTTTCCTCCTCTCCTGAAAAACGAAAATTCAGCTCCGGAACCTCATGGCTTTGGTGGAAGACAAACGCCTTTTGGGCTGCATCGAAACCAGTGAATGAAATTCCCTCGCATTGTGTATGCACCGATGGCGGATAAAGCCAGTTCGTGCCGATTGTGATGAGTTGTTCGTCACCTTGATCACACACACCGATCAAGTGCTTCCATCGATTCGGTTGCGTCTTGGGATCGGGCACAACGTGGACGCTTCCGAGCCAACTGTGATACGGCCGGTCGGTTCCGACGACGCTGTAGACATCCACGTTCATCGGTTGCATCGGCCAGTGCCCGCCCATGGACCGTCCGACGTCGCCAACAACGAGGCCCTTGTTGATTGAATTCGGGACGATGTCTTCTCGCTTCGACCAAATCAGGTAGGGATGTTTGCGGTCTTTCAGAAAGATCCGCATCACTTCCTCCTTCCAATCTTTCGCTTGTTCGGGATGCTTCAATACTGGCGCATCGATTCGGTTGACAACGGATTCACCGTCAAAATTGAAAACCTTGCAAGTGATGTCTTCGAACATCTGCCGCGGGATGACACCGGTGGGGAAGACGTATTGAGGCTGAAGGATTTCGTGTCGCACATCGCTGTTGGCCCAGAACTGAATGTCTCGAACGCCGGAGCCATCTGGGTAAAGGTAGTAATACTCGGTGACCCATTCATTGAAAATGATCTGGTAATTCGGGTCACCCAGTGCGTATCGCCAACGCAATACGACGCGCGCCGGCGTGTTTTCAATGATGTCGACTTTGGAGTAACGGTTTTCCTTGTCCTGCATCGGCTCGCTGCATCCCTGGTTGCCAAAGCCCCAGCACTCCATGAACTCGTAGGTGACGGCCATGTTCTCGAGGTCCCACCAGGGAACATAGGAAGAATGTTCCCAGAAAACGAATCGTTCACCGGCGGGGAAGGATACCACCGTGGCCTTGCCCTCTTGGCCACCGAAGCTGTACTGGGTTTCCGAAGCATGTAAGTTGCTGCACGGTTCT is from Crateriforma conspicua and encodes:
- a CDS encoding DOMON domain-containing protein, yielding MKYLDRMDAGLKNFSLRKLVALRADQPPVLDGKLDDDCWKESNVYTDFQKTCVGPGELVANQTNFYVLFDQRYLYVAFECFEDDMSGLRTKAFIQDDEQNIQGDDRVEVWLDLDHDHWQAVNLVLSASGATMDQTIERPVQYAFSSNYKPQWNGKWHSSVSRYDDRWTAEIFIDVNHISNRKNFDGRTFGLLAGRGRSSRVGNQIQVKQRQQTQFLSAEQKNAVSERNTFDYARFAEYSSIPYCEDRTDRMNTYAGFSSPIRFADLVCGENPLAVRSIAFNEAHANYSGRVWQKPMFWGNNPLRLHLKNTSESALNIAVEVATQDQNGDRALNRQTLKIPAEESRQVTTEIKIRDFDFQSFEVKISDANTGRLFYHTSYMSRVPPFVEFDLEAVYLPQEQSGRIRCIPVMHNADTYDLTVSLIRQETGEVIASELLTEFSSGNDYIVCLGDHDIKNLPAGDYALLCQLIDARGMVAGTFKQLFTRKVYGDDRSFSARRETYSYGGVKGDAVVVSFPGRKDMVFPEHTSYIPFWDFNNVGVSYEFVEAWGYGSQSCNEPMQDKKNRYTRVEIIENTPSRVTVLYQYALNNNNYKIYFNEWVDELYTFYPDGTGTRNIRIWANTDLHHTTCQPQYVIPPGILPEAILEPVITRVSNIQGENVENRLGSEVTVKGYNKSWNEEILRIPLKNRPDAFLVLGKNQGLVDNYVTSNFLYQNEDSRDVRFNLGAHWPMSEIDIDVFNIVSVNRPYHSWIGNMRINTNTEREPNEVTLLIGATDQDDDHIRLVASSWLYPARVVVLSHNAVDTGFNHVKKAYELTLKKGALPKVELRFLPQKFETIINPAIMLRDFHRSPADCEVFIKGNRLAADKYSLTSIGSNDSDMLIWIDKAVSAQDTILIR